DNA from Krasilnikovia cinnamomea:
GGACCCGGGCCAGCTCGCCGCGCGCGGTGCTCTGCTCCAGGTCGGTGCGCAGATCGTGGAACTCCACGAGTCCGCGCGGGTCGTAGATCACCCGGTAGCGGACGCCCCGGGCCAGCATGTCCAGCTCGACGGGGTTGCGGTTGCCCGAGGGTGCCGCGTAGGGCGGCTTGTCGATGGCCCGGATCTCGTGCCGGGCGGCGCGCTGGACCTGTTCGAACCGTTCCAGCACCGCCATCCGCCCGGTGACCACCTCGACCAGCGACGCCGGGTCGTCGCCCGCGTGGGCGCGGCGGTGCCGCGCGGCCATCTGGTGTGCGTGCAGGCGGGCACGCTGCAGTTGTTCCTCCTGGCGCAGGATGAGCGCCTCCAGTGCCACGTCGGGGGCCGCCGCGGTGTGCCGTTCCGGGTGGCCGGCGCCGCGGCCGACCAGCCCGGCCTCCTCGAGGTGATCCAGAGCCACGCGGACCAGCTCCGCCGCCAGGCGGGTTCTGCGCGCGAGTTCCGGCACGGTCGCGGGCCCGTCCATCAGGGCCGCGTACACGGCCTCGTCGTCGGGTCCGAGTCCGGCTACGGAGAACATCTGGCTCATCGTCGCCCGCAAACCCGCCCTCGGGCTGGCGTCATCGCGTCAGGGGCGAGTTCTCGCCAGGGCGCAGCCGTTCCGCAACGCATCGAGGGACCTCATTCTTTTCATGAGTTGTTAGTGGCAGGTTCATAACCCCAGCCCTAGCGGCCCACCCAGCACCGCGTCGTGCGCCACCGGACGTGGTGCTGTTCTTTCGCCACCTGGACGGAAGGACGGTCCGATGAGCTCCAGTCCCACCTCCGGCGGTGCCCACCGCTGGCGCCCCGGGGTCACCGTTGCCACCGTGTTCGTCTGCGTCGGTGCCGCGCTGCCGCCCACCGGCGCGCGGGCCGTACCGGCGGCGGCCGGCCCCCCGGCGCCGTCGCCCGCGACCGTGGACGGTACGCACACCGTCACTCTGCTCACCGGAGACCGCGTTCGCTACCGCGATCTGCCCGACGGCCGGGCGCAGGTCACCGTCCACACCCCGCCCGACCGGCGCGGCGTCACCTACGCCACCATCGCGCGCCGGGCGGCGGCCGGCGGCCCGGCGCTCTACGTCGTCCCGTCGGACGCCGAGCCGCTGATCAGCGCGGGCGCGCTCGACCGGGAGCTGTTCAACGTACGCGGGCTCACCCGGCAAGGGCTGGACGACGACCGCTCGGCCACCCTGCCGGTCATCGCCACCCACCCCCGCCCCGGGGACCTGGCCCCGCTTGCGGCGAACCGCCGGACCCGCGCCCTGCCCGCCCTCGGCGGAGCCGCCTTGCGGGTGAACCGCGACGGCGCCGCGTTCTGGAAGGCGGTCCGACCGCCGGGCACCCGCACGGCCCGGCCCGCTCTGCGCGGCGGCGTCGGCCGGATCTGGCTCGACGCCCGGGTCACCGCCAGCCTGGATCACAGCGTGCCGCAGATCGGCGCCCCCGAGGCGTGGCGGGCCGGATACGACGGCCGGGGCGTGAAGGTCGCCGTGCTCGACAGTGGAGTCGACGCCGGCCATCCGGACCTGCGGGGCAGGATCACCAGCGCGGTGGACTTCACCGGGTCCGGCACCACGGCGGACCGGCTGGGGCACGGCACCCACGTCGCCTCCATCATCGCGGGCAGCGGCGCGGCCTCCGAGGGCCGCTACCGCGGTGTCGCCCCGGGCGCCGACCTGATGATCGGGCGGGTGCTCGACGACGAGGGGTCCGGGCTGGACTCCATGGTGATTGCGGGCATGCAGTGGGCGGCCGACGGTGGGGCCCGGGTGGTCAACATGAGCCTGGGCGGCGACCCCACCGACGGCACGGACCCGTTGAGCGTGGCGGTCGACGAGCTGAGCCGGCGCACCGGCGCGCTGTTCGTGGTGGCCGCCGGCAACGACGGCGCCCCGGTCAGCGTGAACACGCCCGGCGCGGCGCGCGCCGCACTGACCGTCGGCGCCGTGGACCGCGGCGACCACGTGGCCGGCTTCTCCAGCCGGGGCCCGCGACTGGGTGACGGACTGATCAAACCGGAGATCGTGGCGCCGGGCGTGGGCATCGTCGCGGCCCGCGCCGACGGCACGGAACTCGGCGAACCCGTCGGCCACGCGTACACGACGCTGTCCGGCACGTCGATGGCCACCCCGCACGTGGCGGGCGCCGCCGCGATCCTCGCCCAGCGGCGTCCCGCGTGGCGCGCCGACCGGCTCAAGGATGCCCTGGTCAGCAGCGCCGCCCCGGTCGACGGCGGCTGGGCGGCGGTCGGGGCGGGCCGGGTGGACGTGGCCCGGGCGACCCGGCAGGACATCGCCGCCACCGGCGCCCTGCAGGCCGGGGCCGACGGCCCCACCCCGGACTCCGCGCAGTACCCGATCAGCTACGTCAACGACGGCGCCGAACCGCTGCACCTGCACCTGGGCATGACGTTCACCGGCTGGAACGGCGCCCCCGCGCCGGAACTCGGG
Protein-coding regions in this window:
- a CDS encoding TrmB family transcriptional regulator, whose amino-acid sequence is MFSVAGLGPDDEAVYAALMDGPATVPELARRTRLAAELVRVALDHLEEAGLVGRGAGHPERHTAAAPDVALEALILRQEEQLQRARLHAHQMAARHRRAHAGDDPASLVEVVTGRMAVLERFEQVQRAARHEIRAIDKPPYAAPSGNRNPVELDMLARGVRYRVIYDPRGLVEFHDLRTDLEQSTARGELARVLAATPTKLILADDRVGLIPLQAAPSSIESIVVVHPSALLEALGALFESLWDRALPLGSTTDAGTGAAGPTRDERRLLTLLTTGLPDEAIARQLGLSYRTFQRRLRRLLVRLDAETRFQAGVRAAHLGWIPPDGP